The following DNA comes from Bombus terrestris chromosome 2, iyBomTerr1.2, whole genome shotgun sequence.
CTATTACTGATCCGCAATTACAACTAGGTGGTACATATATCTGATAACTGTTGATTGTAATGAGATATGGATGAGATTGAGACTACGGCCATGTAAACAGGTCTTGACATTCAATAGGGAAACCGTCCGAAATTTGAGTCATGcaaaatcaacatggaagacaACAAAGTTCATGTTTTTACGAGCTAGACAGAGATGAGTAGAAAGTCTCTGCCTCTGTGTGAGACATTCATAGCATGTTACACATGCGCAAAACATGAATCTTCTTGTCTTCCATGTTGCTTTTTTATGACTCAATTTTCGAGCGGTTTCTACTATGCTTTCGATATATAAGTGTCTAGTCCAGATGTTGAGACTTGTCTATATGACCGTGGATAAGAATGTGATATTTGGGTTAGATATTTctcgtaatttatttatttgcagtTAATATCTCGAATATTTATACTTATCGTTCGTGATTAAAGACTAGTGTTGGGATGTATCATATAAAATGTGTACTAATTAAAAGAGTAATATTTAATCATTAATAAGAGTCCTGAaggtaaattgaaaatatcttaatttgttaatttaaaaatataaaatattaaaaatttatacgcATATTTGTTATTGgccaattattttaatttcaagttaatttttttttatcatttttcactATTTTTTACATACATGTTAGTTTTAAATCTAacctttattatttaatttgatgaTACAATATAGTATAAAGATAACATATAACGAAGTTTTACTATATTTCAGAATTGAAATTTCAAGTCTGATTCAAAATGGTCtgtgaaaaatgtgaaaagaaaTTAGGGAAAGTCATAACTCCAGATCCTTGGAAAAGTGGTGCACGGAATACAGTAGAAAGTGGGGGACGTAAAGTTGGAGAAAATAAAGCACTTTCTGCAGGGAAGGCAAGATTTAATCCCTATACTGTTACCTTTGAAACTTGCAGAATATGTAGACAGAAGGTACATCAAGTTGGATCACATTATTGTCAATCATGTGCATATAAAAAGGCTATATGTGCAATGTGTGGTAAAAAGCTAATGAGTACAAAGAACTATAAACAGTCTGCTACTTAAATATTAAACTTAATGGATttgtttgtaaatttatattatgataGATGTAGATTGgtataaagaatttaatttgaCTTGGACAAATATTTTGTcttgatataaataataattaaatatatatatatatatatatatatatatatatatatatatatatatatatatatatatatatatatatatatatatatatataagagtattccttatattattttaataaaatatggtAGGATGTACAAAATATGTTAGTTAGATGTATAATATAGCATTATATCTAATTTTGCTTACCTATTCATAAACATGAATATACATAATAGATAAACATAATATGAAAACAAAAGTTGAAAGAATGGAaattattaatgtttatatCTGGAATATACCTATTTTGAAATGCAAtttactaaaataaaaaaacatttataatttaaaataaggttaaaatagatatacatacatatatccatACGAATTCATGTTATTATTTTTAAGTGGTAAATCTACACTTAAgttgctttttttttatcttatatttaaaatgtatttgaaatatatattattttatatctaaaaATATTGTTGTCATATTTTATACAAGACAAAATTTTCACAAACATAAGtttatgtattttgtatacCGTAACAGCTTTTGCTACTTAAATATGCAttatatatgtttaatattaCTCAAAatgaatatgtaaattttagcacaataaattaaacaatgttTAACGTATAAAGCTTATGATATATATTACAGATTTTGGATTTTTAGATAGTTACCTTTTTATTCAACCACTTCATAAATATATGTTTAGAtacaattgtttaaatttttgtGTATGTCATCCAGTATTTTGTaatgaatttacttttatcagATAAAATTCAGTTGAAATGACACGTATACGtcgaaagtaaaatttatatcaaattgtGGTCCTCagtttttcatttgaaatatcTTCCGAGTATAGTCCTCAATTCGAtgataaattttt
Coding sequences within:
- the LOC100650269 gene encoding cysteine-rich PDZ-binding protein; translated protein: MVCEKCEKKLGKVITPDPWKSGARNTVESGGRKVGENKALSAGKARFNPYTVTFETCRICRQKVHQVGSHYCQSCAYKKAICAMCGKKLMSTKNYKQSAT